Sequence from the Amaranthus tricolor cultivar Red isolate AtriRed21 chromosome 1, ASM2621246v1, whole genome shotgun sequence genome:
tattattgttattgttattattgttattattgttattattattattattattgttattattgttattattattgttattattattattattgttattattattattatttttattattattattattattattattattattattgttattattattattattattattattattattattattattatatttattgttattgttattattattgttattgttattattatcattattattatcattattattattattattattattattattattattattattattattattattaatattattattattattattattattattattatttttattattattattattattattattattattattattattattattattattgttattattattattattattattattattattattattattattattattattagtattattattattattattattattattactattatcattattattatgattatgattattattattattattattgttattattgttattattattattgttattattgttattattattattattgttattattattattattgttattattattattattattattattattattattattattattattattattattattattattattattattattgttaatgttattattattattattattattattattattattattattattattattattattattgttattattattgttattattattattattattattattattattattattattattattattattattattattactattattattatttttttttttattattattattgttattgttattgttattgttattgttattgttattgttattgttgttattattattattattattattattattattattattattattattattattattattattaatattattattatcattattattatgattattattattattattattattattattattattattattattattattatg
This genomic interval carries:
- the LOC130810355 gene encoding uncharacterized protein LOC130810355 — protein: NNYNNNNNNNNNNNNNNNNNNNNNKNNNNNNNNNNNNNNNNNNNNNNNNNNNNNNNNNNNNNNNNNNNNNNNNNNNNNNNNNNNNNNNNNNDDNNNDNNNNNNNNNNNNNNNNNKNNHNNNNHNNNNNNNNNNNNNNNNNHNNNDNNNINNNNNNNNNNNNNNNNNNNNNNNNNNNNNNNNNNNNNNNNKKKNNNNSNNNNNNNNNNNNNNNNNNNNNNNNNNNNNNNNNNNNNNNNNNNNNINNNNNNNNNNNNNNNNNNNNNNNNNNNNNNNNNNNNNNNNNNNNNNNNNNNNNNNNNHNHNN